The genomic segment ttgttatacatTTCCAGTCCAATGTTAGTAAAGTAATTGTTACAATAATCGGCCAAACTCTTGATATTCGTAAAGGGGatgttagttttattatttacaatgggaagtatgttttttttaatttttgactgaCCATTAGTCGCttctgttattaatttgtaaactCTTTTAAGATTACTGCCAGCATTTTCAATTTCCGTTTTATAATATGtgtgtttagttttatttattagtttatttaggttatttctataatttttgtaaatcagattatcattttcattaaaagtttgcaaaagtagttttttcattttgtctctTTTCTTTATACTGGTTATTATACCATTGGTTATCCAAGGTTTACGTTTTTCATATTCTTTTATGTGAATCGTCTTTGTGTAACTGGCCTGGTCGCGATAGgttactaaaattttataaaaactatctGTTGCTCTGGCTGAATCCGTTTCAGATAGGACAGTGTTCCAGTTTTCTTCTTGTAAAAGATTATAGAAAATTTGTTCATTtagtctatttatttttttaattatatgtttatttttattgcaattaaaattttttttagatatgtttAACATAACGGGATAGTGATCTGTCACATCAGCATGTAGTAAATATGAGTTGACCTGCatcgtattattattttttttgttaaagaaaatgtgATCAAGACATGTACTTGTTTCTTGGGTAATTCTTGTCGGAGAGTTTACACATGATAAAAAGCCGAAATGATTTAAAAGGGAAAGATATGAGTTTACGCAGTCATCAtccttgtttaaaatatttatgttaatatcacccaaaaaaatattaaattcactttttttacattcttgtaaataaattccaaGGTCATTCAAAAAAAGGCGTTTATCTGTATTAGGGGTTCTGTAAGTGCAAATCACGCTGATAGTAGTGGCATCTTTTTTTAGATTGATCTGACTCAGTGtaacatttgaatttttaagtaaaacgtgattaatatcaaaagttatatcggattttacaaaaatgacaACACCATCATTTCTATTATATCCTGCTCCATTATAAAACATCCTATAGCcgtcaatattatattgattgTCATAACTTTCAAAAGATTCTCCCAAAACAATTATATCGCTAAAATTTAACTCATAAGCTTGCAAGTATGCTACTAgttcattaaaattcttatgtatagatctaatattaaaatgtaaaatattaaaaaaaatattattgagatTAATTTTACTTGTAATTGATTCACTGTCGACAGTCTCCTGATGCAATACATTATCCAGAACTTCTAGGTTTTGTAATAGTACTATTTCAGGTTGTTCACATACCATTAAGATTACCCATGATAATCTATTTTCGTTCGCAGAAGATTCAACTGGTACTGATAAGATGGACATTCTGGGTTGTTTGCTTCATGAACTGTGTTGTAATTACTTTTGTATTTCATGTTTGCTGAAATGCAGTTGacgcattttttttgtaatttcggACATTCAGATACATCATGTTTGTTGGAGCAAAATTCACATACAGCTTCATTAggacaattttcaattttgtggTAAAATTGTTGACACTTAAAACATCGCTGTATACTCAAATCCTCGTATACTGGATACCTTTGCCaaccaaagaaaattttcttttcatatatcagtttactaaataaaatgggGTCACATTCACCAAAAACTATGGATTTACCTTTGTCATTTctagcttttttattatatgttattttaagtttattttgctcggtaataaaattgttttgctttCTTATAGAGTTCTCTATCTCCTTTTCGCTAAGATTGGTGGTACATCCTATTATTTTGAACCTCGGTAGCCTTAATTTTGTTACTTGTACTTCATAGTTCTTTAATTTGGattctgcttctttttttagAATGTCAACATGTTCCTTATTGCAGCATTGAATAAGAATACtactatcttttatttttttagtattttttacgGCAATTCGAAGATCTTTTGGAACTATAGCTTCCTTTATATCCTTTTCAGTTTTTTCGGCAGTTTGTTTTTGCTTTGGTTTAATAATGATTCCGGGaagatttatgtttatttttggtgatttttttatttcagtttgtgCTATTTGACTATATGATGATGTTGTTATTGGTATACGTGATGATTCGGACTCCgttagtttttgtttaagtaacgttattatttcatctttggattcaataatttttattttgtcttctaTTGAGTTTTGAAGTAGAGTGTGCGTCTCGAATTGTAGacatttttcacaataaaatcTCAATATTCGATGTTCTTTTAATTCTAGAATCGAAGTTTCAGCCTGTGATAGATGACTGCAttgtttacagtattttttcttgcatataTCACATGAAAAAAAGGGGTTCCTTCTTCCGCCCACCTCCAGGCAAACAGTGCACTCCATCTTACT from the Anthonomus grandis grandis chromosome 10, icAntGran1.3, whole genome shotgun sequence genome contains:
- the LOC126741481 gene encoding uncharacterized protein LOC126741481, with amino-acid sequence MECTAETSILELKEHRILRFYCEKCLQFETHTLLQNSIEDKIKIIESKDEIITLLKQKLTESESSRIPITTSSYSQIAQTEIKKSPKININLPGIIIKPKQKQTAEKTEKDIKEAIVPKDLRIAVKNTKKIKDSSILIQCCNKEHVDILKKEAESKLKNYEVQVTKLRLPRFKIIGCTTNLSEKEIENSIRKQNNFITEQNKLKITYNKKARNDKGKSIVFGECDPILFSKLIYEKKIFFGWQRYPVYEDLSIQRCFKCQQFYHKIENCPNEAVCEFCSNKHDVSECPKLQKKCVNCISANMKYKSNYNTVHEANNPECPSYQYQLNLLRTKIDYHG